A DNA window from Pseudomonas sp. GD03919 contains the following coding sequences:
- a CDS encoding MaoC family dehydratase codes for MPFVPVAELKDHVGKELGKSEWLTIDQQRINQFAECTGDHQFIHVDPEKAKLTPFGTTIAHGFLSLSLIPMLMEKIMIMPKDLKMAVNYGLDSVRFIQPVKVNSRVRLVVTLTDATEKNPGQWLLKARAVLEIEGQEKPAYIAEPLTLCFV; via the coding sequence ATGCCGTTCGTACCCGTAGCAGAACTCAAGGATCATGTTGGCAAGGAACTCGGCAAGTCCGAGTGGCTGACCATCGATCAGCAGCGTATCAACCAGTTCGCCGAATGCACCGGCGACCATCAGTTCATCCACGTCGACCCGGAAAAAGCCAAGCTGACGCCCTTCGGCACCACCATCGCCCACGGTTTCCTCTCGCTGTCGCTGATACCGATGCTGATGGAAAAGATCATGATCATGCCAAAGGATCTGAAGATGGCGGTGAACTACGGCCTGGACAGCGTACGCTTCATTCAGCCGGTCAAGGTCAACTCCAGGGTGCGCCTGGTGGTGACGCTGACCGACGCCACCGAGAAGAACCCTGGCCAGTGGCTGCTCAAGGCACGCGCCGTGCTGGAGATCGAAGGCCAGGAAAAACCGGCCTATATCGCCGAACCGCTGACCCTCTGCTTCGTCTGA
- a CDS encoding C13 family peptidase, protein MNPLAQRLLPVCLSLLLAGCDDARPLLPANATLPDGGQYRGEIVDGLLQGPGRLDYRNGSWFVGQFKDGMLEGSGEWQGPGGEHYLGEFHQGMFHGQGTLTYSDGSRYTGTFERNRFSGVGLLEQGGQRYQGEFLNDRFHGLGKLEMADGSSFQGQFVKGQPEGQGVRSDAYGNQYSGVFVQGLLNGQGSYQNADGDHYSGGFQNDQFHGKGRYQSASGETWAGEFVAGVMQGAGEYTDGQGTRYLGEFADWQYDGEGLLTLADGSAYQGRFSAGEYSGKGTLTLADGSRQSGTWQRGRLVRDEQGRMLPDSLELGLLLQGQLLDEAIAAITPSTSARELYALTLAGDGKQSVFMREADYVSRLMRERFGAHGSVSLINHRDHLADRPLATRENLTRVVQALAERSGEEDLIFIYLTSHGSSRHELNLDQPRLQLADLPASELAALLAPLKQRNKVVVVSACYSGGFIPPLKDEKTLVMTAARADRVSFGCSEENDFTYFGRALFAEALGETDNLERAFELARERVAEREQSDGFEPSEPQIWAPRGVLQHWRELRQSQAERALGAVASSPAKD, encoded by the coding sequence ATGAATCCGCTTGCCCAGCGCCTGCTGCCTGTTTGCCTGTCCCTGCTGCTCGCCGGCTGCGACGACGCACGCCCACTGTTACCCGCCAACGCCACCCTACCCGATGGCGGCCAGTATCGCGGCGAGATCGTCGATGGTCTGCTGCAAGGGCCGGGACGCCTGGACTACCGCAATGGCAGCTGGTTCGTCGGCCAGTTCAAGGACGGCATGCTCGAAGGCAGCGGTGAATGGCAAGGCCCGGGAGGCGAGCACTATCTGGGGGAATTTCATCAGGGCATGTTCCATGGCCAGGGCACCCTGACCTACAGCGACGGCAGTCGCTACACAGGCACGTTCGAACGCAACCGTTTCAGCGGCGTCGGCCTGCTCGAACAGGGCGGCCAGCGTTACCAGGGCGAATTTCTCAACGACCGCTTTCATGGCCTGGGCAAGCTGGAGATGGCTGACGGCAGCAGCTTTCAGGGCCAGTTCGTCAAGGGCCAGCCCGAGGGTCAGGGGGTGCGCAGCGATGCCTACGGCAACCAGTACAGCGGCGTATTCGTCCAGGGGCTGCTCAATGGCCAGGGCAGTTACCAGAATGCCGATGGCGACCACTACAGCGGCGGCTTCCAGAATGACCAGTTCCACGGCAAGGGCCGCTACCAGAGCGCCAGTGGCGAGACCTGGGCCGGCGAGTTCGTTGCCGGGGTGATGCAGGGCGCGGGGGAATACACCGATGGCCAGGGCACCCGCTACCTTGGTGAGTTCGCCGACTGGCAATATGATGGCGAAGGCCTGCTCACCCTGGCCGATGGCAGCGCCTACCAGGGCCGCTTTTCTGCGGGTGAGTACAGTGGCAAGGGCACGTTGACCCTGGCTGACGGCAGCCGTCAGTCCGGCACCTGGCAGCGCGGGCGCCTGGTACGTGACGAACAGGGCCGGATGCTGCCCGACAGCCTCGAGCTGGGCCTGCTGCTGCAAGGGCAACTGCTCGATGAAGCCATCGCCGCCATTACGCCCTCAACCTCGGCGCGTGAGCTGTATGCACTGACCCTGGCCGGCGACGGCAAGCAGAGTGTGTTCATGCGCGAGGCCGACTATGTCAGCCGGCTAATGCGCGAGCGCTTCGGTGCTCATGGCAGCGTCAGCCTGATCAACCACCGCGACCACCTTGCCGACCGCCCACTGGCCACCCGCGAGAACCTCACCCGCGTGGTGCAGGCGCTGGCCGAACGCAGCGGCGAGGAAGACCTGATCTTCATCTACCTGACCAGCCATGGCTCAAGCCGCCACGAACTCAATCTCGACCAGCCGCGCCTGCAACTGGCCGATCTGCCGGCCAGCGAGCTGGCCGCGCTGCTGGCGCCACTCAAACAACGCAACAAGGTGGTGGTGGTTTCGGCCTGCTACTCCGGCGGCTTCATCCCGCCGCTCAAGGATGAGAAAACCCTGGTGATGACCGCCGCCCGTGCCGACCGGGTGTCCTTCGGCTGCAGCGAGGAGAACGACTTCACCTACTTCGGCCGCGCCCTGTTCGCCGAAGCGCTGGGCGAAACCGACAACCTGGAACGTGCCTTCGAGCTGGCCAGGGAACGCGTCGCCGAGCGCGAGCAGAGCGACGGTTTCGAACCTTCCGAACCGCAGATCTGGGCGCCACGCGGCGTACTCCAGCATTGGCGTGAACTGCGTCAGAGCCAGGCCGAACGCGCGCTCGGCGCCGTGGCCAGCAGCCCGGCAAAGGACTGA